The DNA segment AAGTAAGGAATAATGTAAACAAACAGTATTATCATACCCATGGCGTATCCTTTTTTTGTTATTGGCAAGACAGAGGCGGCGCATTTATCGCTTGCGTCAAATTTTACGGGCTAACAGTCGTGGTCATACGCCAATTTTGACCGCCTCGCCCTTTTTTTACGTTGATAAAATGATAATGTCGTAAGGCTTAAGGCAGAGTTAAATTTGAACTTCGGCAAGCGCGCCGTCCGTCAAATTTGACGCTCGTTTTGTAAATTTTAGCGCCGTAAATTTAACCGAAGCAAGTTTTTTACACGCTCAATTTGCTTCGAATTTGGACCTAAGCCTTCTTTTCGTTAAACACATACGAGATCACGAAAACAAGCAAACAAACGGGCGCGAACGCAAATGCAAACGCCACGCTCCAGCCGGCGGCACGCTCGCCCCAAAAATACCCCGCCGCGAGGCATGCCAAAAACCCGCCGTAAAAAGCGCCGAGCGATAAATTTTCTACCGCAAAAAGCAGTAAACTAAGATTTGGATTTTTTACAAACAGCTTGCTTGGCTTGAAATTTTTACACCTTTTGAACAAATACCAAAGCAGCACGCAAGCCAAAATCGCAAATGTTGCCGCAAAAACGGCAATCCTTAGCACGCCCTCAAAAGGCAAAACCGCCAAAATCAAAGCCGCCGCCCACCAAACAAGCAAGAAAACTATCGGCAAAGCGAGCAGATATCTCGCCGCCCTGTGAAATTTATACCTTTGCTCAGCACTCATCATATTTTGCTTCTTTTTAAATTTTACAATCAAGGCTTTTTAGCCGCCTTTAAACAAATCTTCTCTTACCAGACGATCCGCTATTTCTTCGACATTGTTTTTATAAATTTTAAAATCGCTATTACCGCATGTGTCGATTTTTAAATAATAATTCTTTTCGCGCGATTCATTTTCTATGGTGTTGTCATAATATTGTTTTCCTTCAGACAAATCTTTTATGGTATCTCCTTCGTATATCGTAATCGTGGCATATCTAAATTCAAAATTATCATACAATATAAAGCTTTTATCGTAATATAAAATATACTCACGCAAACCGCCGTATTCTACTATGGGCTCCTCAAAACCGGCCGATCTGCCAACTAAATTTATCTTTAACCTTTCTGCGATATTTACGGGCTTCATCCGAAATTTATCGACAAAAATACTTCTATACGGCCAGGCGCCTTGATTTTTACGTTTTTCTATCTCATACTCTTTGGATAGAACTTCCAGCCAATCATCGTTATTAAATTTATCCGTCTCATAAAAGCCTACTTTAACGGCAGATTCCCTATTGCCATAATTACAATTATCGAAGTGGTATACATAGTAGCATTTGTCGGTAACAACGGCCTGAAACAGCATGCGCCTATTTAAAAGATCTAAAATTCCTCGCTTAAATCGCTCCTCTTTGGGCAAAATTCTATCCTCTTTTAGGCAGTATCCTTGCTTGTATTTGTTGTAGTCGGGAAGGAAAACTACGGCGAAGCCTCGTGAAGTGGAATAATCTGGGATTATACGGATAAATATGGCGCAGAGTATCACCGTAAAAAGCAGCGTTGCGGCTAGGATTTTAAATTTAAGTTTGTGAAATTTCATAACGATCCTTTAGATGCCAAAGCGAGCAGATACCTCGCCGCCGCGTAAATTTTATACCTTCGCTCCGCGTTCATCACCCTAACCTTTCTAAATTTGAGATAAATTTTATGCAAATCCCGCAAAAACCAAGCCCAAATTTAGCCGTATTTTTATGTAAATCGCCTCAAACGCTCCAAAAAACGACGCCCGAATTTACTAAAATTTATGGCAAATTTTACTTTTTTATCTTTGAGTATATCCCGCCCAAAAAGTCGTTTTGATAGATAAAAAGCGTGCGTTTTAGCCACGCGGCGTCCTTTTTAGCGGCGATGCGCTTGATAGCCGATAGGTCGCCGTCTGGTCTGTTTATACCTCGCTGCGTCGTGAAAAACGCCTCGTAACCGGCCTGCCTAGCTAGACGGATCAAATTTTCGCCATATTTGCCGCGCGGCCAGCACAAAAGCCTATCCTCGATGCCCAAATTTGCGCGCATAAACTCGCGGCACCGAGCGAAATTTTCCTCAGGCGGGAGCGCGCCGAAATACTCGTCAAAATGCGTATGCGTATGCGAGTGAAAGTCAAAAACGTCCCGCATCGCAGCTATCTCGTCAAGACTCAAAAACACGTCCTGCGGACGCTGGGGGGCTACTTTTTTGTATTCGGAGTGAGTTAGCTCGATAAACTC comes from the Campylobacter rectus genome and includes:
- a CDS encoding polysaccharide deacetylase family protein, which encodes MSVSVLMYHHVLKKGGFIASSVEDFASQMRFLAEAGYKTLTMSEFIAYKKGELAVPKKSILITFDDGWKDNYVYAYPVLREFGLRATIFLVTQWIERASMRRGEFIELTHSEYKKVAPQRPQDVFLSLDEIAAMRDVFDFHSHTHTHFDEYFGALPPEENFARCREFMRANLGIEDRLLCWPRGKYGENLIRLARQAGYEAFFTTQRGINRPDGDLSAIKRIAAKKDAAWLKRTLFIYQNDFLGGIYSKIKK